Proteins encoded within one genomic window of Bradyrhizobium sp. CB1717:
- a CDS encoding ABC transporter ATP-binding protein: MAEQHNPMLSLRGLTRRFGGLTAVDAIDLDLARGELISIIGPNGAGKTTLFNLVTGLDRPDAGTVSFEGQDITGLSPERLAGQGIARTFQLGRVFGNLSVMDNVLIGAHTRLRAVKPAVPVIGPLLELGLALLRPASVKAEEERLREEVRAILARFGERLLPRIDQPAYSLSYANRRRVEIARALALKPRLLLLDEPTAGMNPTETAEMQALVAELKAEGLTILLIEHKLEMVMRLSDRVIVMDEGKKIAEGPGEQVRTDPKVIEAYLGHGLSGTAEQESAA, encoded by the coding sequence ATGGCGGAGCAGCACAATCCCATGCTGTCTCTGCGCGGGCTGACGCGCCGCTTCGGTGGCCTGACCGCCGTCGACGCCATCGATCTCGACCTCGCCAGGGGCGAACTGATCAGCATCATCGGCCCGAACGGCGCCGGCAAGACGACGCTGTTCAATCTCGTGACCGGGCTCGATCGGCCGGATGCAGGTACTGTGAGCTTCGAGGGCCAGGACATCACCGGCCTGTCGCCGGAGCGACTTGCGGGCCAAGGCATCGCGCGCACCTTTCAGCTCGGCCGCGTCTTCGGCAATCTCAGCGTCATGGACAATGTCCTGATCGGCGCCCACACGCGGCTGCGCGCCGTGAAGCCGGCGGTGCCGGTGATCGGCCCGCTGCTCGAACTGGGCCTGGCGCTGCTGCGCCCGGCCAGCGTCAAGGCGGAAGAGGAGCGGCTGCGCGAGGAGGTGAGGGCCATCCTCGCCCGCTTCGGCGAGCGGCTGCTGCCGCGCATCGACCAGCCTGCCTATAGCCTGTCTTACGCCAATCGGCGCCGCGTCGAGATCGCGCGTGCTCTGGCGCTGAAGCCGCGCCTTTTGCTGCTCGACGAGCCGACCGCCGGCATGAATCCGACCGAGACCGCGGAGATGCAGGCACTGGTCGCCGAGCTGAAGGCGGAAGGGCTGACCATCCTCCTGATCGAGCACAAGCTGGAGATGGTGATGCGCCTGTCCGACCGTGTCATCGTCATGGACGAGGGCAAGAAGATCGCGGAAGGACCGGGCGAACAGGTGCGAACCGATCCCAAGGTGATCGAGGCCTATCTCGGCCACGGGCTATCAGGGACGGCGGAGCAGGAGAGTGCGGCATGA
- a CDS encoding ABC transporter ATP-binding protein — MTANVPEPLLALSNVNTFYGQAQVHFDLSITVARGHIVCLLGGNASGKSTTMKIILGLVKPRSGEVTFDGASLIGLSTPQIVRRGIASVPEARRLFADMSVRENILMGAFVRNDRDAVAQDLDRMLTLFPKLGQRLSQRAGSLSGGEQQMVAMARALMSRPRMIVMDEPTMGLSPLYVDRVLELIRTINQEGVSVFMVEQNASLALEIAHEAYVLQTGKIVLSGAARALKDDPRVRDAYLGGSEAA, encoded by the coding sequence ATGACGGCGAACGTCCCCGAACCGCTGCTGGCGCTATCGAACGTCAACACCTTCTACGGCCAAGCCCAGGTGCATTTCGACCTCTCGATCACGGTCGCGCGCGGCCACATCGTCTGCCTGCTCGGCGGCAACGCCAGCGGCAAGTCGACGACGATGAAGATCATCCTCGGTCTGGTCAAACCGCGCTCGGGCGAGGTGACGTTCGACGGCGCCTCGCTGATCGGGCTTTCCACGCCGCAGATCGTTCGCCGCGGCATCGCCTCGGTGCCGGAGGCGCGGCGGCTGTTCGCAGACATGAGCGTGCGCGAGAACATTTTGATGGGCGCCTTCGTGCGCAACGACCGCGACGCGGTGGCGCAGGATCTCGACAGGATGCTGACGCTGTTCCCCAAGCTCGGCCAGCGGCTGTCGCAGCGCGCAGGCTCCTTGTCCGGCGGCGAGCAGCAGATGGTCGCCATGGCGCGGGCGCTGATGAGCCGGCCCCGTATGATCGTGATGGACGAGCCGACCATGGGCCTGTCGCCGCTCTATGTCGACCGAGTGCTGGAGCTGATCCGCACCATCAACCAGGAGGGCGTCTCGGTGTTTATGGTCGAGCAGAACGCCAGCCTCGCGCTGGAGATCGCGCATGAAGCCTATGTGCTGCAGACCGGCAAGATCGTGCTGTCGGGCGCGGCGCGGGCGCTGAAGGACGATCCGCGCGTGCGCGACGCCTATCTCGGCGGCTCCGAGGCGGCGTAG